The Thermodesulfobacteriota bacterium genome includes the window ACTGGAGGAGCACCCACTCGGGCAGGTTCACCGCCCACAGGGCCAGGTGCTCGCCCTTCTCCACCCCCAGGGCCAGGAGCCCCCGGGCCAACAGGTTCACCCGCTCCCGGAATTCACGGTAGGTGTACCGCAGCCCCCGGTCCACGTACACCAGGGCGTCCCGGTCCGGCACCTTCTCCGCCGCCGCGTCCAGGACTGCTCCGAGGGTCATCTCCTCCCGCACCATGTCTCCACCTCCGGCCTGCCACAAAGAGGGAACGGACCGGGAGATGGTACACATATAGTGAACACCGGCTCAAGGCGATCCCGCACCCGCGATCCGCCACCTGGGTGGCGAGCGGGTTCCGGGAGCCCCTGCGCTCCGCCCCGCAATCCGCGTGAATTGGAGGAGGGCCCCCTCACGGAATCGGTGCGCATCGCGTCACCGGTTTCCACCGGTTGTGGCGGATCGGTCGATGCGGCACGGGGCTATGCTCCGGGGCTCCCGGAACCCGCCCCTTGATTTGGTGGTGGATTCTGGGCACGGCCTCAGGGTGCAGACGGTTCTGCGGCAGGGGATCAGGGGGTTACGGCAGTGAGGCCGGAACGACGTTCCCCGTTTCGTACCCCAGGGCGCCCAGGGCCCTCTCCAGGGGGCAGCGTCCGCTGAGGCCCGCCACGGCCTGGGCCAGGGCGACGGCTGCTGTCAGGGCGTACCAGGAGGGGGAGACCGCGAGGCCCAGCACGACGCCGGTGGCGGCCACGGCGCCGTAGAGCACCAGCGCGGCGTCCCGGGCGGAGAGGCGGCGGGCGGGGGCAGGGCGTGCCCCCCCTTCGAGCTCGGCCGTCCAGAGGGGGTGGCGGTGCCGGGCATACTCCCGGTCCACCCGGCCGGTAAAGATCGAGGGCAGGAGCGGGCGGTTGGCCTTGACCACGAAGGCTCCCAGGTGCGCGAAGAAGCCCAGGAGGAAGAACACCGTCGCCACGTTGTGGAAGAGGGTGGTCCAGAAGACGAAGCCGTGGGGCAGATCCACGGCGCCGAAGTTCTTGAACACCTTCACGAGCCCGGTGGCTGCGAGCACGAGGCTCACGCTCCCCAGGAAGGCGTAGGCAAGGCGCTGCTCGGCCAGGAACTTGTGGGAGGGGGGCTCGGGCCTGCGGGTGAGCATGGCCCACAGGATGCGGGCCGACTCCCCCAGGTCGCCCCGCCGCGGGAGGACGGCCCGGCCCCCCACGGCGAGGTTGCGGACGGCGTGGAAGACCACGGCGGCGGTGAACACGGCGGCCGCCCACAGGTGCAGTTGGAAGGTCGCGTCGTAGTCCGAGGACCAGCCGAGCCCCGGAAGCCGGTCCACCAGGTAGCGGCTGTACATGGGCATCTGGCCGAAGCCCGAGAAGAGGAGCAGGAGGCCCGAGAGGGCTACGGCCCAGTGCTCCAGGAGGGTCCATCCGTCGTGGCGCGGGACAGTGGCTCTCTCCCTCGGTGCGGTGCCGCTCATTTCCCGCCCTCCCTCTCTTCTTGGTTGCGCTTGGAAGCTGCCAGCGCCCGGGCCCCGGCCAGCAGCGCCCCCGCTGCGCCCGCCAGGGGGGCCCACAGCACCGCCTTCATGGCGGCGTGGGCTTCGGCCAGGGGGTTTGGGTTGGCCGGAAAGAAGAATCGCTCCTTCTCCCGCGCCCGAAGCGCCTGATCGATGGCCTCGAAGGGCACCGGGGAGACGTACACCGTGCCGGTACCTCCATTGTCCACGTCACCGTAGGTGAAGCCCCCGATCTGCCGGGCCCGGTGCCGGGCCAGGGCCACCACCTCGGCGCGGGGGCCGGAGAGGAGCGGCGCCTCTTCCCCCAGGCGCTGTCGGCATGCAGCCACGCACTCGGGGGACTTGCCTTCCGCCAGCCGGTCGAAGCACAGGTCGCACTTGTACATGACCCCGCCGCCCCCGAGCTTGGGCGCCGCCTTCGTGTAGATGCCCACCCCCGCCTGCCGCTGGGGGATGTCCCAGGGGCACACGGCGCGGCACTTGGCCCCGCCCACGCACAGGTGGGGGAGGATGTGCACCGCACCCCCCGGCTTGGTCTCGATGACGCTGAAGGGGCAGGTGGCGGCGCAGGTGGGATTGTCGCAGTGCATGCACCGGCGCTGGAGGTGCAGCTCGTGGGTGCGCCCGCCGTGCTCCACCGTCACGCGTTGGACGAAGGTCCAGTTGTAGGGCGTGAGGGTACCGGTGTCCTCCCGGCGGGGTCGCCAGTCTTCGTGCCGCTTCTGGGGCCAGTAGTCCGGGATGGGCCGGTCCGGGTCCGGCTCGGGGTAGCGGGCCTGGTTCTTGGCCCGGCAGGCGGCCACGCAACGGGGCGTCCCCGCGTCGGGGCACCCGTCGCAGCGCGTGAGGTCCACCAGGACCCCGATGTCGTCCCGGCGGCGCGGGGCCGCCAGGGCTGGCGCGGCGCCCGCCAGGCCCGCAGCGGCCCCCAGGGTCTTGAGGGCCGTTCTTCGCGTGATGTGCGGTTGCCGTGGATCCATGGTGCGCACTCCTCCTTCTCCGCTCCCGCGACGGCAATACACCTGTCCCCCTCGGGATGGCGGCCTTCGTGCTTCGGGCTGCTCCCTCCCCTCCCTCGTCCGTCGACCGACGTGTCCAACCTGGCCGGAGGATGCGGCAGGCCGGACGGGCCTGAGATGGCGGCGTGCTCCGAAAGGTTACCGGGGCCGCGCCGCCGACCGGTTTCCCCAGGGTGAAAACAGGTTCCCCTCTCCTCTCTCCTGCGAAAAAACTCGCATCCTCCGGTAACCACACTTGGAATCAGGCATCCAACGGGTCATTTCACGGCGGCGTACAGGGAATCTAGCGCGCCGGGCCACGCGCGTCAAAACGTTCAGAGCAAGCACATGGGCCTCGGAGCCCGCACAGAGCGAGCCGCCCCGCCGCCCCACCGGCATGGAGAAAGAACATGGAGAGACTGCGGCAGATCCTTCCCGTCGTCTGGGCGCTGGGGGCCTTGGTCGCCTTCGGCGTGCGGCCGTCGACTGCGGCCGACCACCGCGGGTACTTTTTGCAACCCCTCAACTCCGGGCCCGAGGTCACCCGCGCCTGCCTGGAGTGTCACGAAGACGCCGCCGTGGCCTTGATGAAGACCACCCACTGGACCTGGTCGTTGCCTCAAGCGATCGAGGGGCGTGGGGTGGTGGACCGGGGCAAGGTCAATGCTATCAACAACTTCTGCGTATCGGTCAGCGGCAACTGGCCCCGGTGTACGAGCTGCCACGCGGGCTACGGCTGGGAGGATGCGAGCTTCGACTTCACCGACAAGACCCGAGTGGACTGCCTCGTGTGCCACGATACCACCGGCACCTACAAGAAGGTGCCCACGGGAGCGGGAGCCCCGGAACCGCTCGTTGACCTGCTCCACGTGGCGCGCCACGTAGGCAAGCCTGGACGGGAGAACTGCGGCGCCTGCCACTTCTACGGGGGAGGGGGCGACGCGGTGAAGCACGGCGACCTCGACTCGTCCATCGCCAAGCCCACCCGGACGCTGGATGTGCACATGGGCACCGACGGGGCCGACTTTGCCTGCCAGGAATGCCACGGGGCCGAAGAACACCGGATCCGGGGCAACTCCATGGCCGTTTCTCCCGGCGGCCAGGCACACATCGGTTGCGCGAACTGCCACGAGGAGCGACCCCACGGCGAGCCGCTCCTGGACGGGCACCTGGCGGCCGTGGCGTGCCAGACCTGCCACATCCCCACCTTTGCGCGGCAGGTGCCCACCAAGACCTCCTGGGACTGGTCCGCAGCGGGGCAAGATGTCCAGGGGAGCCCGAAGCAGGAGGGGCAACCCACCTACACGAAAGCCAAAGGGCGGGTCACGTGGGGCAAGAACGTCCAGCCCGTTTATGCCTGGTACAACGGCTCAGGTGGCGCCTACCTGGCTGGCGAAAGGGTCGAAGGAGAGGGACCGGTGCGCTTGAGCTATCCCCTGGGCTCCCGGGGCGAGGCGGCCGCGCGGATCGCGCCCTTCAAGGTCCATACGGGACGCCAGCCCTTCGACCCCGAGCACCGCGTCCTGATTACTCCCAAGGTCTTTGGCGAGGGCGGGTACTGGAAGACCTTCGACTGGAACGAGGCGTCCCGGCTGGGCATGGAAGCCTCGGGCCTGCCCTTTAGCGGCCAGGTCGCCTTCATCGACACGGTGATGTACTGGCCCCTGAACCACATGGTGGCCCCGGCCAGCCAGGCCCTGGGGTGTCTCGACTGTCATGGCAGCAGGGGCCGGCTCGACTGGCAGGCCCTGGGGTACAGCGCAGACCCACTCCGGGCCCGGCCCCGGGCGGCGGCCCAGCCCTGAGCGGGGGCGCCTTCTCCCTTGGTCTCCTCAGGGTCCGGTGCAGGCGGCAAGAGTTTTGTGGAGCCCGTCCCCGACCTCTCGGAGTGGGGCAGAAAGCCCGGACCCCGGGTTGAATCGAAACGGACCGAGGACTACCCTCGCCCCATGGCCGACACCTCCTGTGCCCACCTGGAGCACCTCGCGACCATCCTCGACAGCATTGCCGACGGGGTCTTCACCGTCGACACCGAGATGCGCATCACCTCGTTCAACCGTGCCGCCGAAGAGATCACGGGGTTTGCGCGGGAAGAGGCGCTCGGACAGCCCTGCTGCGAGATCTTTCGCGCCAACGTGTGCTTTGCCGAGTGTCCCGTGGGCGAGGCCTTGCGGACCGGCGCGCCCGTGCGCCCGCGAGAGGTGGAGATTCTGGATCGGCACAACCGCGAGGTGCCGATCTCGGTCAGCGCCTCGGTCCTGCGAGACGCCTCGGGGTTGCCGGTGGGGGGGGTGGAGACGTTTCGCGATCTGTCGCAGATTCAGGCCCTTCGGGAGGAAGTGGCGGGCAAGTACCGTTTTCGGGATCTCGTCAGCCGAAACCCCGCCATGCGGCGCCTGTTCGACGTGCTGCCCGAGGTGGCGGCCAGCGAGGCCACGGTGCTGCTGCGGGGAGAGAGCGGCACGGGCAAGGAGTTGCTGGCAAGGGCCGTGCACGACCTGAGCCCCCGCAAGGACGGCCCCCTGGTGGTGGTCAATTGCGGGGCGCTGCCCGAGACCCTGCTGGAGGCGGAGATCTTCGGGACCCGCAAGGGGGCGTTCACCGGGGCGGTGGCCGATCGGCCGGGGCGGCTGGACCAGG containing:
- a CDS encoding tetrathionate reductase family octaheme c-type cytochrome → MERLRQILPVVWALGALVAFGVRPSTAADHRGYFLQPLNSGPEVTRACLECHEDAAVALMKTTHWTWSLPQAIEGRGVVDRGKVNAINNFCVSVSGNWPRCTSCHAGYGWEDASFDFTDKTRVDCLVCHDTTGTYKKVPTGAGAPEPLVDLLHVARHVGKPGRENCGACHFYGGGGDAVKHGDLDSSIAKPTRTLDVHMGTDGADFACQECHGAEEHRIRGNSMAVSPGGQAHIGCANCHEERPHGEPLLDGHLAAVACQTCHIPTFARQVPTKTSWDWSAAGQDVQGSPKQEGQPTYTKAKGRVTWGKNVQPVYAWYNGSGGAYLAGERVEGEGPVRLSYPLGSRGEAAARIAPFKVHTGRQPFDPEHRVLITPKVFGEGGYWKTFDWNEASRLGMEASGLPFSGQVAFIDTVMYWPLNHMVAPASQALGCLDCHGSRGRLDWQALGYSADPLRARPRAAAQP
- a CDS encoding 4Fe-4S dicluster domain-containing protein; this encodes MDPRQPHITRRTALKTLGAAAGLAGAAPALAAPRRRDDIGVLVDLTRCDGCPDAGTPRCVAACRAKNQARYPEPDPDRPIPDYWPQKRHEDWRPRREDTGTLTPYNWTFVQRVTVEHGGRTHELHLQRRCMHCDNPTCAATCPFSVIETKPGGAVHILPHLCVGGAKCRAVCPWDIPQRQAGVGIYTKAAPKLGGGGVMYKCDLCFDRLAEGKSPECVAACRQRLGEEAPLLSGPRAEVVALARHRARQIGGFTYGDVDNGGTGTVYVSPVPFEAIDQALRAREKERFFFPANPNPLAEAHAAMKAVLWAPLAGAAGALLAGARALAASKRNQEEREGGK
- a CDS encoding cytochrome b/b6 domain-containing protein: MSGTAPRERATVPRHDGWTLLEHWAVALSGLLLLFSGFGQMPMYSRYLVDRLPGLGWSSDYDATFQLHLWAAAVFTAAVVFHAVRNLAVGGRAVLPRRGDLGESARILWAMLTRRPEPPSHKFLAEQRLAYAFLGSVSLVLAATGLVKVFKNFGAVDLPHGFVFWTTLFHNVATVFFLLGFFAHLGAFVVKANRPLLPSIFTGRVDREYARHRHPLWTAELEGGARPAPARRLSARDAALVLYGAVAATGVVLGLAVSPSWYALTAAVALAQAVAGLSGRCPLERALGALGYETGNVVPASLP